In the genome of Candidatus Eremiobacterota bacterium, the window TGAAGCTCCCTATGGTGGTCTCCGTGGGATAGGCCACAGTGACGCCCCCGCCCTGGGAAAAGGCTCCACGGCAGAGGCAGAGAAGGGCCGCGAATAGTAGTAAGCCTGGAAAGCCTGCCCTTTGTTTCACTGACTTGTCACCCCGCTTGGATGCTTTCCAGAACTCTTCGAGAAACTCATGGCTTTTCCTCTCTCCCCTTCAGGAAGGCCTGCCTTCCCTCCCACGTACCGGAAGAGAAGAAGAGCCACAAGAAGGGAAAAGACCAGCTTTGCCGAGGGTGTGATGGCCATGGGAGTCACAAAACCCTCCACCACCGCTGCCACCGCAAAAAGCATCAGCACCCCCACCATGAGGCGGGCCGCTTCGCGGCCGCGGAGCTTCAGGGCATCGGCCCGGCTTCGCATGCCGGGGCTCACAAGGGCCAGGGCCAGCAGGAAGCCTGCACCGCCGGCGATGAAAATGGCAAGAAACTCTATGACACCGTGGGGAAGTATCAGAGACCAGAACATGAGGCTCCTGTGATAGTGGAGAGCAAGGGCCGCCAAAGCCCCCAGGAGCGCCCCGTTCGTGACAAGAAGCCAGATGGTGCCCGCTCCGAGGAAGATGCCGCTCGCGAAGGCCTTGATTCCCACGCCGATGTTATTGGTCATGATCTGGTGTGAGATCATTGATTTCTCCTCAAGGGAGAGGCTCTCGCAGGCGGGCTTCTCACCCTGGCGCTCCATGGAGGAGACCATGCGCTGGTCCAGAAAGAGGGAAGCGCGGTCAGGGCGGCTGTAGACGACAAGAAAAGCCACAAGCATGCCCAGCAGAAAGAGGAGAGCTGACGCCAGGATCGCTCCCCCGTTCTCCCTAATGGCACGGGGAAAGCCTGAAAGGTAAAAATCCCTCACCGAGTGGAGGGAAAAAGGCTCCTCCCGGTAAATCTCCCCGTAGGCCCTGGTGACACAGCCGTTCAGGTAGCTGACAAGCGCGGGGTCATAGCGGCACGATGTGGCAAAGGCAAGGTCGGAGCTCGCCTCGCGGTAAAGAGCGCCGAGGGCCTTGAGCTCACCTTCGTCAAGGCTCTTAAAGCCGCCTTGGCGAATCTTTGCCACAAGCCCGTCAAGGGAGTCCCACCGGGGTTTTCTCACGCGTACAAAAGAATCCTGATCCACTGCCGCCTCTCTTCCAAAAAGGATCGGAGCCCCCGCCCGTGAATATCTCTTTATGGAGACCATCACCATAAGAACACCGGAGCAGGTGGAGCTCACCTACGAGCTCGCCGGTGCCGGGTCGCGCTTTTTCGCTCTGGCAATAGACATGGCCATACGAACCCTTGCCCTGATCCTCGTCTATAAGGCCCTTGCCCTGGTAATCCGCTCGGTGAACCTCATGCCACTTCATGGCGCCCTCTCCTCGCCGGCAGTCTTTTCCCTCTTCGTGCTGGGCACCCTGGGAGGCTTTATCACGCTTGGCTATTCCATGTTCTTTGAAACGCTCTGGAACGGCCAGACCCCTGGCAAGCGCGCCGCAGGGCTCAGGGTGATCAAGGAGAACGGGACGCCGATCACGGTTTTTGATGCCGCCCTCAGGAACTTCATGAGGGCCGTCGATATCCTGCCCCTCTTTTACGGCATCGGGTGCCTCACCATGCTCATATCAAGGAAAAGAAAACGCCTGGGTGATTATGTGGCAGGAACCCTCGTGGTAAAAATCCCCGCCGAGGGGAGCCCCGTGCTCCTTCCCGAGATAGAGGTGGAGGCACCTGCCGATGCTCCCGATATCTCACCCCTCGACGAGAGGCACTTCCACCTTGCGCGTAACTTCATCATAAGGCGCGGCGGCCTTTCAAGCACCATTCGCGGCAGCCTGGCAAGGGAGGTATGCGGTGCCCTCCTCTCGACGATTGGCCTTGAAAGCCACTCCTTCCCAAGCGACGAGGAGTTCCTGGAATGGGTGGTCATCTCGTATGGAAAGGCTCAGGCTTCCGCAAAGCTGGGATCGAAAAGGCTGTGATCCTCGATGGTGGAGCTGAATACCTCGGCAAATCCCCTTTCCGCGATATACTGCTTGTCCCTTGCGTTGATAAACTCCTCGCGGTAATCGACAATAGCCTTCCAGATATCCTTCTTTTTGGCAAGATCCTTGCCGCAGGAGCTGAGCCTTTTTACCACGTCGCTGTGGATGATCTCCCGGAGCTCTTTGTTGCTGCGTGCAAGGATTGACTCCAGGATCTTCTCCTCCATGCCTTTCTTGCCCACAGGCTTGTATTCCTTGAGGCCTGTCCTCTTGTCCATGTAGCTGTAGACCATGGTCTGGGGATCGTCCTTGTCGGGGGCGATGACACCGATGGCAATGCCGATGAGGATCGCCACACGGGCCTTGCGCTGCTCTTCCTGGGAGGGCATGGTGACCTCGATCAGGTAGTCCTGCTCGCCCTTGCGCAGGTGGAGAGGAGTCTGGTAACCCTCGGAGAGCTGGTCATATTTTCCCTCCCACTTGTCTATCTCGTTGATCATCCTGAGGGGGAAGGCGCCCTCCTCGGTGGTGAAGAGGATCTCGTTCTTCCCCCTGATAGGCTGGATGCCCCTGAGCTGCCCCGGCTCGGAGCAGCATTTTTCAAGCAGCGGGATGAGATCGCGGAACTCGGGGAGAGTCCCCTCGCGACCGCCGAAGGTGCCAATGAGGGAGACCTTGCTGTTGGGGAGCCTCACGAAATCAGGAATCTGCTTGAAAGTGAGGAAGACCTCCGAGGAGGCGAATATGTTGCGCAGGGCCATCAGGGCTTGCTGCTCGTTGGGA includes:
- a CDS encoding stage II sporulation protein M produces the protein MDQDSFVRVRKPRWDSLDGLVAKIRQGGFKSLDEGELKALGALYREASSDLAFATSCRYDPALVSYLNGCVTRAYGEIYREEPFSLHSVRDFYLSGFPRAIRENGGAILASALLFLLGMLVAFLVVYSRPDRASLFLDQRMVSSMERQGEKPACESLSLEEKSMISHQIMTNNIGVGIKAFASGIFLGAGTIWLLVTNGALLGALAALALHYHRSLMFWSLILPHGVIEFLAIFIAGGAGFLLALALVSPGMRSRADALKLRGREAARLMVGVLMLFAVAAVVEGFVTPMAITPSAKLVFSLLVALLLFRYVGGKAGLPEGERGKAMSFSKSSGKHPSGVTSQ
- a CDS encoding RDD family protein translates to METITIRTPEQVELTYELAGAGSRFFALAIDMAIRTLALILVYKALALVIRSVNLMPLHGALSSPAVFSLFVLGTLGGFITLGYSMFFETLWNGQTPGKRAAGLRVIKENGTPITVFDAALRNFMRAVDILPLFYGIGCLTMLISRKRKRLGDYVAGTLVVKIPAEGSPVLLPEIEVEAPADAPDISPLDERHFHLARNFIIRRGGLSSTIRGSLAREVCGALLSTIGLESHSFPSDEEFLEWVVISYGKAQASAKLGSKRL